From the Dethiosulfovibrio salsuginis genome, one window contains:
- a CDS encoding LacI family DNA-binding transcriptional regulator, producing MSKVTMSDVALEAQVNKATVSRALKGDPRISSITREKVWEAAKRLGYRIDTVAQGLSSKKTSLVGVVMGDLKAPWAGAFLSGVERVLSRYRMEMIVKEADGVHASGEAVFQRLVDRKVEGIIWNANVPFLTALEVPLVTVGEGSQVFSMKVVHDVKAVSERVLSLAGKRSIRYFSGDSPLFKYLFDLERDGEGLLSIYDGVMPPLSSDVRDILLCSDPVLSGETGCTCLDWGVFDAGGVGARCIVNLVRGKGVRPKEVYLSPSMYVSGERISH from the coding sequence TTGTCCAAAGTAACCATGTCCGACGTAGCTCTGGAGGCTCAGGTCAACAAGGCCACGGTGAGCAGAGCCCTGAAGGGGGATCCTAGAATATCCTCTATTACCAGGGAAAAGGTCTGGGAAGCGGCAAAGAGGCTTGGATACAGGATAGACACCGTGGCTCAGGGATTATCGAGCAAAAAGACCTCCCTGGTAGGGGTGGTTATGGGGGATCTCAAGGCCCCCTGGGCTGGTGCCTTCCTCTCGGGGGTCGAAAGGGTTTTAAGTCGTTATCGTATGGAGATGATAGTCAAAGAGGCCGACGGAGTTCACGCATCTGGAGAGGCGGTCTTTCAGAGGCTGGTGGACCGAAAGGTGGAGGGGATAATCTGGAACGCTAATGTCCCTTTCCTGACCGCCCTCGAGGTGCCTTTGGTCACCGTTGGGGAAGGCTCTCAGGTTTTTTCCATGAAGGTAGTTCACGACGTAAAAGCGGTCTCAGAGCGGGTTTTATCCCTGGCTGGAAAGAGATCTATCCGCTATTTCAGCGGCGATAGCCCTCTGTTCAAATACCTGTTCGATCTTGAGAGAGACGGTGAGGGGTTGTTGTCCATCTACGATGGGGTCATGCCTCCTCTCTCCAGCGACGTCAGGGATATCCTGTTATGCTCCGATCCGGTTTTGAGCGGTGAGACAGGCTGCACTTGCCTTGACTGGGGCGTTTTCGACGCAGGAGGGGTTGGAGCTAGGTGTATAGTGAACCTGGTTCGTGGTAAA